TAGGAATAAAAACTGAGAAATTAGTACCTTGCTGTTCCACACTTGTCACCTCAATCTTTCCATTGTGCAATTCTGTATATTCTTTCACTAAATGCAACCCTATACCATTTCCTGCATTTCCTTCTTTCGCAGAATTTTCCACTTGATAGAATCTTTCAAAAATATGAGGTAACTGGAGAGAAGAAACTCCTATTCCTGTATCTGCCACTTTTATAACAACGTATTTATTCCCGTCTGCCTCTTGCTTTTGAATACTCAAAGAGATGTGTCCTCCTTCAGGAGTAAACTTAAATGCATTAGACAATAAGTTATTTATTATCTTATGTAGTTTCTCTATATCAAAATACATATAACAACTAGTGTAATCACTATGAAAGCTGAAATCCAAATGCTTGTCTGATGCCATTAATTGGAAATTGTTATAAATAAACGAAAGATATTCTACAATATCCCCTTTCGCCAATATCAGTTTTTCACCTCCCATTTCCAATTTCCTGAAATCCAATAGTTGATTAATCAAGCCTAATAAATCTTGTGCATTACGGTTTACAGACACCAATTGCTTATGTATTTTTTCATCAGTCACTTTACGCAGCAAAGCATCCAACGGTGTAATAATTAATGTCAAAGGAGTACGTAACTCATGACTAATATTAGTAAAGAAACGAAATTTCAAATCCACCAATTTCTCCTCCATTTTCTTGTGTTGCTTCTGCATCAACCGGTTGCGATAACGATGAATAAAGAAAAAAGCGCTCAATCCAAGTATCAGCAAATAGAGCATATTAGCCCACCAAGTTTCATAAAAAGCAGGCAATCGCACAATCTGCAAAGTAACAACAGACTTGCTCCAAGCTCCTTCAGCATCAGTACATCTCACTTCAAACAAATATTTGCCTTTGTTCAACTGATTGAGATAAGCCACATTCCTACCTGGCGAAAGTTTTGTCCAAGTATCCCCCTCTCCATTTAATCTATAAGCGTAAGATACTTTATGAGCATACAGATGATTTAATGATGAAAAATTTATTTCTATATTACGTTTATCGGCATCAATCTCCAGTACTTTACCATCCTGTAACGGATAATTTTTTCCATCAACCTTAACATTTGTTATACAAGGAATATCTGTACCAGTTTTCTTTCCAAATTCCTGAGAAGGAGAAATCTGACAAAAACCACCAGTTCCACCAAATATTAAATCACCTGAAGGCAATTGGGAGTATGAATGAGGAAAAAAATAAAATAGACGAACTGCACTTTCATTAGCGTAATAAGAACCAAATGAAAGGCTATTTACATCCAGTTCTATTAATTTTTGCTTAGTCTGTATCCAAAGATGATTATATTTGTCCACAAGCAGTCCGTTTATGGCATCACCATTCAATCCACAAGTATTCGTCATTTCTTCTATCCGCCCTTCATTATCCAAATGAAAGAGTTGTCCTTGCCGTGTCCCCAGCCAAATTGAGGAATTTTCTATAGTAGCTATTGCTGTGCAATCATATTTAAAATCGTATTTCCATACTTCCCGACCATTCTTAAACTTGTAAATAACAGATTCATTAGTCGTTTTTCTCACACTCAAAATTACTGAGTTCCCCTCCCCTTTTTCAATGTTAGTAACTAACCCTATCCCTTTCACCATGATTTTAAGTGTCCGGCTTTTCATATCATACAAATATAAATCTTTTTCGCTCCCAATCCATAAGACATGATCCTCATCCTCATAAAAGGACTTCGGGGTAGAGGATTCCGGCAAATCCACATAATCCGCCACAAACATCTTCATATGCTCCTGCTGCATCAAATAAATCCGTTCGGAATCATGACAAGCCACCCAACACCCTCGTTGACGAGACTTCTTCATCAAAAACACAGCCCCTAAATTATTATTAGTAAGTTGCAAAGAAGAGTGAATATTATATTCTAACTGCTCCGTTTGTAGATTATACAAATATAAACGATGTCGCTCCTGGAACAACCAAAAAACATTAGGCTCATCGTCATGACACACAGCCAAAAATGTAGCAATATGTCTACTACTTTGCTGCACAGGCTGAACTGTATGTGTAACAATTCCCTTACTGAATGATACTATAAAACTGGGTACATTACATCCAGCTACCCAAATATTTCCACTACGATCTTTAATCAACTGATCCAACATTTGATTTTTTTTGACTCCCATTAAATCTTGTTCAACAGAGATCAGAGCATCATTTTCGTATTTATAAACTAGTAACCCATTCACTGTAGTCGCCCACAAATAACCTTTTACATCGTCCTGAACCATGTAAAGTATGGCACAATCACGCTCATCACCAGAGTTCCATTGTTGAGGAACAGTAAACATTTCCTCTTCTTTACACGACGGATTAAACTTGATAATGCCGCCTCTCCAAGTACCGACCCAGAAATAAGCATGTTCCTTATCCTGAATCATTCTCATTACCCCCTCCTTGTAAGGCCAAGGATAATAAATAAACTGATCCGCATCTTCATTAAGCCTACAAATTCCTCCTCCCCATATTGTAATCCAAATACGATGTTCGCGATCTTCATACAAACTATTCATGTGTGATGGTTCATTATTCCATTGTATGGGATAGCTTTTCTCTATCTTAATATCCGTATTATAACGGAATAGTGTACCGGATATACTCAGCCATATTGAACCATCACTCGTTGCATCCAGCGTCTTTATCTGTACGTTGTTAACACAATCACTTTCAATAGGGATAATCTGTTGAGTCCACTTATCTAAAATATATGCTCCCCTTTCCGTACCGAACCAAATACGCCCATGCTTATCTTCTGTAATACAAGTTACTTGGTTACTACTCATTAAATTAGGAGAACGAAAATCTGAACGATAAGTATGTATTGCATAACCATCATCACAACATAGTCCATCTTCAGTACCATACCATATATACCCTTCACTATCTTGAAAAATATTCATAATACGTTTGGTAGGTAACTGATTCAACAATGGAAATTCTGTAACAGTAACATCGTATGCATCTATCTCCATTCCCCATACACATAGAAGAATTAATGACAGGAACTTCATTTTAATTGAATTCATAATATTAGATCAACAGTTTCAAACTTGAATTAACAAAAGCAGTATTATCCCATCTTAACATAAGTCAAGCAAAGACAAAGTTACAGAAAATTTCGTCATTGAAGATGATTTCTAGTAAGTTTTTGACACCGTACTTTATCATCTTATGCCAATTTCAATATCTCCATCATTAAATCATCATTATGAAATTATCTTATATCTGAAATATTTCCCCAACAACAGTCCTATTCAGAGTATGCGCTATGGATTATTCCTGTTACTACAATAAATCTCCCGCTGTATCGCCATATTTGAATTTTCAATTTTTCACACTTTCATTTTTTTAATGTTCATGTTTTCTCATTTTTATTTATTTGTATTTCACAATACGAATAATCTTTTTAAAATTCTTCAAATATTCATTATGCTCACGGAAAAACTCAAACAGAGCACTGTGTACGGGAGCATTCTTACTCTGGAAACAGTTCAGGACACTGCTGGTAAAACGGATAGAGTCAAGATACAGATTCAGTTCCTTGTACTCACACTTCTTTTCCAGAGCCTTTCCTTTTGCCGCACTCCAGAACTCCGGAAGATTTTTTTCATTGAAGCATCACCACGGACTCCGTTTACTGTAATTCTCATCATTATTGAAGCCTCACCGTTCCAATTCAATTTCGTCCTACGAATGTAGAATAATAGACAAAATGTTGTTCTTTCCATCTTACTTGTTTTTTAATCACAAAACTAAATTTCCAAGAGCAACAAGTCTAGGCACAAAAATACTGATAAACAATTAATTACACATCAAATAGGTATACCTAATATTAAAGGCAATCAGGCACACCGAATAGTACACCGAAAGAATGCGGATCAATGAATAAACCTGAGAGGTAAATTAATAAATTGTTATCTTTGTGTCCAAATTAATTGCTTATGGAGCTAAATGGTTATCGCCTTCTTCTTCCTGAAGGCACTTTGGATTACTTTGATCTTGTTGATGTGAAAGAAAGCTTGAATGAGGTTGTCATTTACCTTGAGGAGAAGAATCAGACTCCCGAGAAGTATGCCGGTCAAGAAACAGAGGGCAAGTTTTTTTATGAGCCTGTCATTGTTCAAGACTTTCCTCTTCGTGGCAAGAAAGTCTTTTTGAACCTTCTTCTTCGTCGTTGGATTTTGAAGAGCAGCAATGAGTATATTTCCCGCAACTGGCGTATGGTGGCTCAGGGTACTCGTTTGACGCACGACTTTGCGTCTTTTTTAAAAGAACTATATTGATAATTATCCGATTAGTTGCAAGCCATTGGGTGTTTTATATGGAGTTGACGGAGACTTACTGGAACGTCAATACCGAAACCATTTAAGTGATTACCTACACTGGGATCAGCTTTCTCACGCAGAGAACTGGCTCCTGTTTGAGAAGAACATTGGTGCCTACGTCTGCATTGACAAAGTGGCTCTGTCCTGTGGAGAACTCTATACTGTGTTGATTAATAAAGCGGCTCACGGTGGTAAAGGCAGTATTATTGGTATCATTAAAGGTACGGATGTTTGTACGGTTACCTCTGTCCTGCTTAAACTTTCGCGTCGTCGCCGCTACTAGGTGCGTGAGATAACATTGGATATGGCTCCCAATATGGAACAAATTGCCCGGACTTGCTTCCCTGCCGCCAAACGCGTTACAGATCGTTTCCATGTACAGAAATTAGCTTATGAAGCTGTTCAGGAGATGCGCGTGCAAGCTCGCTGGGAGGCTTTAGACGAAGAGTCCATACAGATAGCTTACGCAAAGGCCTGCGGAAAGATGTATCATGCGCCCGTTTTCGCTAATGGAGATACAAGAAAACAGTTGCTGGCAAGGAGTATTTATCTGCTTTACAAAAAAGAATCGCTATGGACTCAGTCTCAAAGGATACGGGCCGAGATTCTATTTAAAGAATATCCCGATATAAAGAAAGGATATTATATGGCCATGCGGTTAGGATCAATCTATCATCAGTGTAAGTTTAAAGATATGGCTTTGACAAGGCTTGCAAGGTGGTATGATGAAGTA
The nucleotide sequence above comes from Bacteroides intestinalis DSM 17393. Encoded proteins:
- a CDS encoding ISAon1 family transposase N-terminal region protein; translated protein: MELNGYRLLLPEGTLDYFDLVDVKESLNEVVIYLEEKNQTPEKYAGQETEGKFFYEPVIVQDFPLRGKKVFLNLLLRRWILKSSNEYISRNWRMVAQGTRLTHDFASFLKELY
- a CDS encoding hybrid sensor histidine kinase/response regulator transcription factor → MNSIKMKFLSLILLCVWGMEIDAYDVTVTEFPLLNQLPTKRIMNIFQDSEGYIWYGTEDGLCCDDGYAIHTYRSDFRSPNLMSSNQVTCITEDKHGRIWFGTERGAYILDKWTQQIIPIESDCVNNVQIKTLDATSDGSIWLSISGTLFRYNTDIKIEKSYPIQWNNEPSHMNSLYEDREHRIWITIWGGGICRLNEDADQFIYYPWPYKEGVMRMIQDKEHAYFWVGTWRGGIIKFNPSCKEEEMFTVPQQWNSGDERDCAILYMVQDDVKGYLWATTVNGLLVYKYENDALISVEQDLMGVKKNQMLDQLIKDRSGNIWVAGCNVPSFIVSFSKGIVTHTVQPVQQSSRHIATFLAVCHDDEPNVFWLFQERHRLYLYNLQTEQLEYNIHSSLQLTNNNLGAVFLMKKSRQRGCWVACHDSERIYLMQQEHMKMFVADYVDLPESSTPKSFYEDEDHVLWIGSEKDLYLYDMKSRTLKIMVKGIGLVTNIEKGEGNSVILSVRKTTNESVIYKFKNGREVWKYDFKYDCTAIATIENSSIWLGTRQGQLFHLDNEGRIEEMTNTCGLNGDAINGLLVDKYNHLWIQTKQKLIELDVNSLSFGSYYANESAVRLFYFFPHSYSQLPSGDLIFGGTGGFCQISPSQEFGKKTGTDIPCITNVKVDGKNYPLQDGKVLEIDADKRNIEINFSSLNHLYAHKVSYAYRLNGEGDTWTKLSPGRNVAYLNQLNKGKYLFEVRCTDAEGAWSKSVVTLQIVRLPAFYETWWANMLYLLILGLSAFFFIHRYRNRLMQKQHKKMEEKLVDLKFRFFTNISHELRTPLTLIITPLDALLRKVTDEKIHKQLVSVNRNAQDLLGLINQLLDFRKLEMGGEKLILAKGDIVEYLSFIYNNFQLMASDKHLDFSFHSDYTSCYMYFDIEKLHKIINNLLSNAFKFTPEGGHISLSIQKQEADGNKYVVIKVADTGIGVSSLQLPHIFERFYQVENSAKEGNAGNGIGLHLVKEYTELHNGKIEVTSVEQQGTNFSVFIPTNLVPNENLQKLQENESEDEIMVLKGEAPLAEKARKKILLVEDNKEFREFLRDEMNERFDIIEAADGEEGELLAMKENPDIIISDIMMPKRNGFELCKAIKSNINMSNIPVILLTARISKSAEMTGYEMGADAYIAKPFSLALLFNRVEHLLALQLQRQKEFQQNIEVNPQKLTITPLDEDLLNRILACIEKNLSNSEYSIADLSKDVMMSRMNLYRKLQAITGQSPTDFVKTIRLKKAAQLLLENRYTIVEVAYTVGFNTPSYFTRVFKEQFGITPTQYLEKSGQNVT